The window AAAactttaaagaaaagtaaagCACCTCTTGTGATGGATGTAGTAAAATAGTAAAAGTAGGCtattatataaaagtatagCTTGTATTGATTAAGTGGAATTGGATGAAGGAATAAATGgatatttgtcatttaaaattaataaataaataaatcagcaatAGTTAGGATACTGATGTTGATGATAGTGTAGTAAGGATCGCATACTCCCACGTAGCACATCTGTATATTGTAATAGCCTTGGGTAAGCgctttttaaaatgtgattGTGGCAAAACATTTATCTTCGAGAGGACTGGCTAGTATTTCATCTTGAATTGTTATTAGAGTTTGATAAAAATCGAAACGAACCTTTTTATTCAAAGAATAAAGCTGAAAACTACTGTAAATAAAGTACAACGTGACATGACACGCCTTCCTTGCGTTGCTAGGCGACGGTACACAAGCACTGCAAACTGGAACATACGTCACACGAGGGTGTGCGTGCGCAGGCACCAGTGACAGACACTTTCACTTAAATCGGACTGTTAGTTATCATATTTATAGATTAAAAATAGTTTACTTTgttaaataacttaaaaatatatttagatgAACATCTAAAAGAAGTTTCTCTACAAAATCTCTTGTATAACCTCACCACAAATTAGATTCTAGTAAAACCTAATCTATTTGAAGGAACTGTCTTTaatgtttttctctttctttgtgtgttttgtgtaaTTGTGATTGTATTAAAACAATATACAAAATAGAATGATCAACATCTCTACTGATATACCTTGGGGTGAAACGTGACCTGAACATGTTTTGCGTAATTGTGCCCTAAACAAAAATACTCGATGAGAAAAGCCTCCTTTTATGAATCTTACCTGGATCAGGTAACATGTGACTCATGCATAGGACCCGCCTACCGAAACACCCACCTGCGAAAACGACGCTCAGATCAGAGAAGTCGTCAGTTGGATCTTTGGCACTAACATCAACGCAGTAACACGATACCAGTAACCTAATACGCGATTATTGTTTCGCATAGTTGGGATTTAGTTTTCCGCGCTCTCTGGTGGGACTATTAACTTAGTTTTTCTTGTCGGTGTAGCTCGGTCCCATCACCGCGATGAGTGTGAGTATGACCTCGGACAACGTTTTTATGACGGCTCTGCAGCCCAATTCGACCGTCAGTACTTACGCGGTCCCGTCCGATAACGAGCTATCGCACGGCGGGATGCACGCCAAGGAGGAGAGCAGATTTAAGCGCGTTCACCAGCAGGTGTCCTTGAGGCTGGCGGAGAAATCGACACTTCCGCGACAGAACGGCTCCACTTCACAATACGCCGTTTCAGGTGTGTCAATGTGCGATTTCAAGTTCTCTATATtgcagcgctgcgcagaccgatgaaatatgacatcaaagtaccgcgagagctgtgctttcaaatcgctctcgcggtactttaatAGCATATTTCGATCCGTCTGCGCAGCGGTTCATGAAGTGAACACACCTTTTGCAGCTACATAAAACTTTAAgtctttaaattataattaatcTGCAAAgctaatacatttttgttatgcacatgtttaaatattaaaccAAATGGATATAAATACGTTGTTATTACGTTATTAcgtattttgtttattttctttatatgGATGTTTTTGCAAATTCAAGACTAAACAGCCCACAGCTAAATCTATGATCACATGACTTATGTAACCGAATAGatggtttaatatttaaatactaGTAGTCAAAAGTGTATAGATATTTGACCGTTTTCTAATAATACTATAAAGTATTTTGCTCTAaaaacttaaatgtttaagaaaTGTCTTGTGCAtgagtttgttttaaatagcaCTGTAATGTATggttaatgtaaaaatgtgtaaaatgtgaaAATCTAATTAAAAATAGTATTAAATAATACTGCATATTAACATTAATATGTTAAACAGTAGTATTAGTAATATGTTATTACTatatagtagtagtagtagagtGTATCACAAAATGGTAGTGTATATCATATATCACTTAGGTTAACATGGCATGACTTAAACTAGGTTCTATGAacctttgttttaaataaaaataaggaaCGGTGTCAAATTGTGGTTGGGTCGCTTTGGTCTACTGTAAATAGACCAAAGGAACGAAACCTTTGAGAATTTTAAATTTACCAATGATTCGTATGAGTTAGAATAGAAATATGCCacacattttccaaaaaagcaTGAGGAAGAATTAGAATAGACACAACGGGCAAAAATACAAATACGGAAATAAATGCGGTTTGTTGAAATAATTTACAGGAGAAGTGAGCAAGGTTCAAGTGTAATCTCTGTTGTGTGTAAAATCAAGTGAGAGTGAAATACCCGACCCACCCCAGAGATTAAGTGCTTAGCATTGCAAAAGGAGTGGGGTGTCAGTCACTATGGTGTGCCTATCCATTACGGAGGAGACATGTATTACGTCTGAAAACTAGATTAGACATTGGTGGGATACCAACCATACGTTAAAGCTTTGAGAGATGTAGGTCATAAGTCTGCTTCTGCTTCAAAGCTCTTAAAATGAAAAGCATCAAAAATTTCAAATTGTCGATAATTTATTTAGGAATAGTTACTTGAGTTAAACTCCACCTAAGTTTAACAAAATGGCAGGGCAGGGCGAAGCAGTGTAtgaagtgtgtgttttttgGGTAGGGCCCTTGGGAGTGGCCTGCAGCTATCAGACCGGTTCAGCGCTTTCACTGGTTTTTGTCTCACACTGACTCTAAACTTTAACACTTATGAAAAGCACATACCACACCCAAATTTACACGCACACACGTGTACATGCATGCCCATGGACGTGCATATACCCTATGTTTTTAATGGTACAAGCCATGAGACATTTAACTTGCACAGCCAAACCTGGATTAGGACCTTGTAAAACAGCAGCAAACTTGTATTGCAGTAACTCACTATGTACAGGTTACTTACCACATACTTGCGGTGTCATCGAGGACACATACCGAGCATACTGACTGACTGTCATGTTACTGACCTGGCGACTTTACAGGGCTCCCCACATAAGGAAAAAAATGTGGTTTGCTTAAGTTTACTATACTATAAAGTATAGTATTTTGAAGTATACTGTATTATATGATAGCAACTACCACACTTATGATGaatttataaactataataaatattttagttaGTATACTTCAGTATTTACTATGGTAAGTTTGAAAAACACACTAATATCTGTAAATGTTACAacagttaaaaaaagaaaagcgAAAGATTTAGTGCTGTCCGGTTAATGACATCATAGTTCAGTCAGTATGCACGGCATGTGCAAACAACATACGCTGACTGATGCTTTTTCCATTTAGCTGCATTGTTTACTTACAAACTAGATGCACAAAGGTATTATACATCTGACAGAAGGTAACCAAAGGATCAAagttttgcatttgtttagttgttttttcaaaaaacaaataTGTTTACGTATCAACTAGTCATACAAACTCACGTAGAAGTCTAACTAAAGTGAAAgagaatttttttctgtttgaaAAATGACTGAAATGTACAATATGTGAATATGAACTGAGAACAGTTgttctaattttttttaaaggggacatatcatgaaaatctgactttttccatgtttaagtttggtacccagtgcttctatcaacctagaaaatgtgaaaaagatcaacccagtatctTGTGAgaaaaattgaaatttggctccccctgtgatgtcagaaggggataataccgccccttaatctgcactatccaatcacgacactgccatttagtgcagatatcatcTTATTTGCATTAAAAGGACATACTTAAAgcggcacattttgctcacatctacagtggcaatttttacataataaataatctatatggtattttgagctaaaactttaattatgtactctggagacaccaaagatttattttacatcttaaaaaaagtcttgtgaaatgtcccctttaagtttacAGATAATTTGGGGCTATATTCTTCATTAAAATTCTTATTATTGTGATTCTTATTATTtcgatttatttttaatatttgatatgCTTTCTCATGtgttgtttctgtttttttttagagtcTGGAAATTATTCAACAATGACAAAATATCCGACACAGACTGCCACCCcaaattttagctcaaaatctTTTGTCTATTCTGCAACCAGACCAGTGGCAATGGTAAGgttctttttataaaaaaataatataataaatatatataataaagttAACTTATGCACCACTAGTGTCActtaataacaataacaatttTAATACAATAAATGTTTGAACTGAACACAGTCTTCTACACAACTTCCTCTGTTATTGGACATGAAAAgtgacaaaaacaaacattttgtgCACTTTTTAAgggcaaaaaaattaaattggcTTATTTATAGTTGTCTCTGCATAATAAACTTGGATATATATATTAACATAGAATAAAAATAACGCACTTCCCCTGTAATAAACTTTTAGTGTGATTGTATGGATGTCAATGTAGTCCAAGTAGTGTGATGTAAATGACTAGTGAAGATTGTGTTTGACAGGTGTGATATTTCACGAATCAGCTCTACCCAGCTATAAAAAGCCTTGAGCATACAAATCTCAAAAGTGTAACATTCAAGAGTTAAATTCCTGTTGAGTGACACTGTTACAAGCATCATTATAttagatattttttaatttCCCTCCAATTCTTTTTTGCTAGGCCCAACGTGCATCCCAATACGCCAGTGGTGGTTATTCATCTCGCTCTGCTATCGATTTCGCcccaaaaacaaaaatgagcTACACGGCGAGAAGTGGTGGAGGCGGAGGAGCCTATTACCAAGAAGACATGGTTGGGGGCGGGTACCAGGGTGGGGGGTACCAAGGTGGCGGGTACCAAGGTGCCGTGTACCAAGGTGCCGGTTATCAGGGTGGCCAGGTGCAGCAGCAGGTCAGCACAATGACTCGTTCCTTAAACCGTATGGCAACCGACCCTGAGACCTCGTCGATGCGTTCCATGCGAATTGGAAGCATGCCACGGCAGGCGGTATCTTCCTGGGTGACACAGGACGACAGCGACGAAAGCGCTTCGGAACGCGAAGCCATCTTATCACGTCAGGCCACCATCCAAAGCATGAGCAACGGCTACGCCACCAGTACCTACCCACGTCCTTCCGTGTACTCCACTAGAGTCAACGGATTTGAAGGTGGGCAGCAGCAGGTCAGTTCCATGACGCTACCGGCCATGCGACGTTCCATGAGCGGGACACTCCAGAGTAGCGGGGGAGGCGGTGCCGTGGAGCAGGAGGTCTACGTTCGTCAGCAGTCCTTCAAAGGCCCCGCCTTCCGCACCATCAGTCGAATCAACAATCGCCAACAGACGCGAGGGGCCACCATCTCATCTGGCGGAATGTATGGAACCATGCCAGCAGGGTTCAGCGGTTCCCAGGGCAACCTGGCCATGGTGCAGCAGGGACGACTGTCACGTGCTGGCTCTGTGAGGAGTATTCACAGTGTTGGGAGGGGCAAGGATGTGTTCGATGGCATGGATATGGCGGGCAGCATGGGAAACCTGAGCGGGTAAGAACGCATGGGCCAATGCTCGCATTCATTTAACTGTATACAACTTTGGGCTGGGCGATACAGGGGTGTCTATTGCTACCTGTGGGAAAGAGTGCTTTATGTTAACTACACAAGAGAGAAATGAAGCAACATTgagtaatataaaaatataatgcgGCACATAAAAGTCAAAACACTCAAGGAAAAACATGAACAAAAAGCAGAGTTAAGTTTCTTTATAGACACAAAGCAACGCGCCTTTGTAATGCCTTTGAATGTAGATCATCCAATCAAAATCTAGATACGAAGCTATTCACTTTTAAACTAATTGTTTCTCTGTTTTGAGTCTTTCATTTTTCCCCATgcaaaaatatatgtaaaaaaataaataaataaatatatttcaaaatataaaaaaatggccaaaaatatatgtgctgaaatatatttttaaatatttttacaaaaattaatttttcccaacatattttttggccattttttgtatattttgaaatatattttataaatcattttttaaagcatttatattcagaTGACATTGGAAAAACTTGGTTTTCAGGTTTGAAAAGGTaccaattaaatatattttttaaactacaaaatacttataatttattattttatacatattttataaattttatacaaacatatatatttttgccaggattttttttataaaattagaaaattacattttgaaatatatgctaatatatgaaggttaaaactaaatatattttcaaattcaaaaatatatttaattaagctttactttctacaaaatgtatttagcatatatttaaaacatagttTTGGCCAGAGAATTTTTTTCGTAAGGGTTAGCTCGAATAGTACATAATGTGAAGTTATCTGTTATGAATAATCTTATAGTTGGGTCACTATATAATagctaaaatatttatataaatatatttttattattttattattctgATTCATACCATTAGTCATGGTATTAAATAACTCGTACTTTCATATTAAACTTTGGTGATAATCCCCAGCCCTAACATTCTCATGCATTAACAATTTATAACCAAGGATGCCTTGTATTACAACATCTATAACTTgtcttatttaaattaaaagtaaaagcaAAAATAGTTGTGGCGTAAAGCAGCTTACCATCCAAAACAAACAACTTTTACAGCTATATGGCTTAGTATAGCTTGTCAAACTATACAACACGTCTAACCATTGCTGTCAGGCATAAATTCTCAACATTTCTTACCACGGCTGCAAAAACTTACCAAACCATCGtttaaaataaacactgctTACTGTTAGAAAATTAGCATGGTTGCTATTTCGGTAAAAGCAGCCTGTTAGCTGACACATTTCTGAGGCACAGATAACAGTGATTACATACAGTTACTGTAGAGGTCGACCTTTGAACCACGAGTTTATTAATATGTTGTTTTACAGCCTGTCAGTGAAGCCACACTTAGCTTATCCTTGCTTTTTGCGCTAACAGTGCGTATGTGCGTGCATAAGTATGCATTTGATGTTGCCCAGCCCTGTTTGTAAAAAGTGAAGAGGTTGTCTGTTCGACAGACACACCTAAACCAGTTCAGCCACCTCACACTTAATACACCCTGGGAAAAACACGCTTCGTATCACTCCAGCAACACACACACTAGCACAACCAAACACAAGCAGGGAGAAACCAAAGCAAGCCTGTAgcaatttaatgtaattatgaCACTTAAAGAAATAATTTGTTAAAGGGCTGAACTAATTTGTTAATAAATTAAAAGGGAAACATCACAATTTTAGTCTTTATTTAGGGAATAATGGGTGGAAATGACATGAGTAAGGGTATGTGCACGGCTGCAGGCTGAGTTCAAACTCACATTTGCATAATTATATATGGTGAATACTAAACCGaattaaaagtcttaaaattATTCTGTATCATCTTTTTAGAAATACAGGACAATAAATTGGACTTAATTTCAGAATATCAGTTAGGATAAAACTGTTTGTTACAGTCCTTGATTAcgattggtcaatagctgtaTTTACGATAAATCACAGTCATGACTGTTGCACCAAATGATTcagtgtttttaatgattttacttcatgaaagttatgttaaaggggccatggaatgaaaatctgactttttccatgtttaagtgctatgattgggtccccagtgcttctatcaacctagaaaaagtgaaaaagatcaacccagtaacttagttttggtaaaccattttctacaaacacatgaaaaaataggtagttgaaatttggctctccttatgatgtcataaggagctcttattataataatgccaccccttaatctgcactatccaaccacagcactgccatttaatgcagagaaaagcacaattgagctttaattgcaacaaaccaccatcattgtgatcagtgtttgaatttcatcagctcatttgcattttaaaggacacacccaaaacagcacatttttgcacacacctacaaagtggcaattttaacatgctataataaattatttataggttattttgagctaaaactttacatatgtactctggggacactaaagatttatttgacgtcttaaaaaagtcttgtgccatggcccctttaataccATAGACTGTCAATGTCGCACACCTATAGGTGTATCGATCCCTGATGAAGATCATACAATCGtcacaaataaaaaactttttgataCTTTTTTGCAAGAAGATAGTGTACGGGATTTTCTgtgtttaaaggggccatggcataaaaatctgactttttccatgtttaagtgctatgattgggtccccggtgctcctatcaacctagaaaatgtgaaaaagatcaacctagtaacttagttttggtaaaccattctctacaagcacatgaaaaaatagatagctgaaatttggctctgcttatgatgtcataaggacctcttattataataacaccgccccttaatctgcactatccaatcacagcactgccatttagtgcagagaaaaaaagagaaagaaagaaaataattcacaccacaattgagttttaattgcaacaaaccaccatcattgtgatcagtgtttgaatttcaacagctcatttgcattttaaaggacacacccaaaatggcacatttttgcacacacctacaaagtgtcaattttaacatgttataataaattatttatatggtattttgagctaaaacttcacatatgtgctcttgGGACAAcaacgatttatttgacatcttaaaaaagtcttgtgccatggcccctttaataatCGATTGTAAGCCAATAGTTAGTGCAACCTGCCGTGGCCATCTTGGCAGCGCGTCACTGCGCATTACTCGTggataaccaaaaatgggtaaTGAGGCGGTATGTGGGTGAAGAAGATGATGTGGCTGGTCGATGAAACCACGTACGCCTAGCTCAActgtagtgacagcagtggcagttcacctgtcactcaagtggccacgcccttaattatgcagaggGTTAAAACTTAATATAATTTGAACTGAAAAATTCACCCCAGCACAGTTGtaatgaagggcaaaattagctatatcgaccaaaatcactttttgtacTGGcggtaaacatattattttctactgtaaagttgggcattttaacatggggatctatgggaattgacttcatcagagagattggaaggttgccccttggttGAGTGTATAATTTATAATGTGGAATGACAAATTAAATAAACCCAATAAAACTTTTGATTCAATTTCTCATAACTTTCTCACTTTCCTGTGTAGAATCAACAACCTGGACATGCCTACTGCTATAGGTTATCTTGATCAGCCCGATCCAGAACTTCAGATGATGGGAGCAGCCTACATCCAGCACGAGTGTTACCATAACAGTGATGCAAAGAAAACAGTATGTGATTTGTAATTATAATCTAAAGACGCATTCGTCTAAAATGTTGGATGAAACTGAAAAACACTTTCTGTGGTAGGTGAGATTGCAGAAGGGTATCCCTTCTCTAGTGCAGCTCTTTAACGCTGACAATGAGGAGGTACAGCGCTACGCCACCGGAGCCACCAGGAACCTCATCTATGAGAACATGGAGAACAAAGTGGCCCTCATTGAAGCCGGTGGGATCCCTAAACTCATAGAAGCCCTTAAAAAGGATGATGATGAACTTCGCAAGAACATCACAGGTGATTATTGTAATATTGTTACGTtgctccaaaaaaaaaaaaaacggtaatGCTGTTGGGGAACAAGTTTGTTTCTTTGAAAGAGTATTTGGCTATTTTGCTTTTAGATCGGTGTTAGCATGTTGCTAAGCTAATGGCGATACTTTATTATACGTAAAATACATAGCACAAAAATGAGGTAAAATAATCTACATTAAACTTTATGTAAGCAATATTGAAGTATAGTCAACATTTGACTCAGTTCTTGGTCTTAGATTAATTTTACTAAGCTTTCTCTGTGAAGAATTTGACCAgaacaatgtattttaaaaacaattatctGTAATGTCGGGAAATTGCATATGGGTTTTAGATGCAAGTCTCTATAATGTGTAAGTCTCTATATAGGGCGTCGACCGCTCTCATTGAATGACATCAAGACACATTATTGTTGCCCAATGTTGTCTTGACTTGCGCAAAAGAATGATAGGACTCTTTTGGTGGAGTCAGGTTCAAGTCAATCTGAACAGTTCGGTACATGTCCGGATATGCACAAGCTCCAAAAAAACATCCCACCTGTGGGAATCCAATCCCTAAAACCTTGCCGACTTTGAAAAAGATGATATAGCGGTTGTTGTCAAAAACTTAGAAGGTCATAAATCTTTTTAAAGGAAGCTGGAAAAACtgaattttttaatgaaaattatAAACCGTTTCAGCAGTGACAACAcaaagcggctgtcgtggtccgcacgtaacttccggtgaaatccactaagaataaataacaacaacattctttaaacgtagtttatttatataacaagcaaaaaaacaacacatagattacctagaaaccaaaacatttgttattttcgacaagtcatttgttcaagagatcagtttagcaactagtcagaccattaaaaaaaacaaaaccggaaagaaagttcggatccagacatgTATCGCATCAGCGCACGTCcgtccgatgaaactgtctatataaGAAGACATATGAGTTTTATAGAGAAGACATAtttcagtttatttttcttatgtttttaa is drawn from Misgurnus anguillicaudatus chromosome 6, ASM2758022v2, whole genome shotgun sequence and contains these coding sequences:
- the pkp3a gene encoding plakophilin-3a isoform X2 gives rise to the protein MTKYPTQTATPNFSSKSFVYSATRPVAMAQRASQYASGGYSSRSAIDFAPKTKMSYTARSGGGGGAYYQEDMVGGGYQGGGYQGGGYQGAVYQGAGYQGGQVQQQVSTMTRSLNRMATDPETSSMRSMRIGSMPRQAVSSWVTQDDSDESASEREAILSRQATIQSMSNGYATSTYPRPSVYSTRVNGFEGGQQQVSSMTLPAMRRSMSGTLQSSGGGGAVEQEVYVRQQSFKGPAFRTISRINNRQQTRGATISSGGMYGTMPAGFSGSQGNLAMVQQGRLSRAGSVRSIHSVGRGKDVFDGMDMAGSMGNLSGINNLDMPTAIGYLDQPDPELQMMGAAYIQHECYHNSDAKKTVRLQKGIPSLVQLFNADNEEVQRYATGATRNLIYENMENKVALIEAGGIPKLIEALKKDDDELRKNITGILWNLSSKDNLKERLARDTLGDLTEMILVPLSGTGDKEFIELNPSESDIFFNTTGCLRNLSSVHERTRQQMRETPNLIDALVGYVQKCFEDCKYEEKGVENAVCVLRNLSYQLYSEIPLTIQNRLEGPNRAAGSSKGEPIGCFTPQSKKAKDRQNQDLTTFSEVSKLPKGMEWLWHPKIVDMYHQVLQKCEINSTTREAAAGALQNITAGDKRWASILSRVAIEQNRILPTIMDLFSKTKNDSELRALTGFVRNLSRHARNKDDMAARVVQNLVVLLPDDGTVRTPSSDVVMNICGALNNLVTTSSVAARDISYFDGLPKLQGIYSNHDASPDKLKAAKAAGTVMRNMFQYRKLHKDYKNKGFNKEQFTQLAV
- the pkp3a gene encoding plakophilin-3a isoform X1; this encodes MSVSMTSDNVFMTALQPNSTVSTYAVPSDNELSHGGMHAKEESRFKRVHQQVSLRLAEKSTLPRQNGSTSQYAVSESGNYSTMTKYPTQTATPNFSSKSFVYSATRPVAMAQRASQYASGGYSSRSAIDFAPKTKMSYTARSGGGGGAYYQEDMVGGGYQGGGYQGGGYQGAVYQGAGYQGGQVQQQVSTMTRSLNRMATDPETSSMRSMRIGSMPRQAVSSWVTQDDSDESASEREAILSRQATIQSMSNGYATSTYPRPSVYSTRVNGFEGGQQQVSSMTLPAMRRSMSGTLQSSGGGGAVEQEVYVRQQSFKGPAFRTISRINNRQQTRGATISSGGMYGTMPAGFSGSQGNLAMVQQGRLSRAGSVRSIHSVGRGKDVFDGMDMAGSMGNLSGINNLDMPTAIGYLDQPDPELQMMGAAYIQHECYHNSDAKKTVRLQKGIPSLVQLFNADNEEVQRYATGATRNLIYENMENKVALIEAGGIPKLIEALKKDDDELRKNITGILWNLSSKDNLKERLARDTLGDLTEMILVPLSGTGDKEFIELNPSESDIFFNTTGCLRNLSSVHERTRQQMRETPNLIDALVGYVQKCFEDCKYEEKGVENAVCVLRNLSYQLYSEIPLTIQNRLEGPNRAAGSSKGEPIGCFTPQSKKAKDRQNQDLTTFSEVSKLPKGMEWLWHPKIVDMYHQVLQKCEINSTTREAAAGALQNITAGDKRWASILSRVAIEQNRILPTIMDLFSKTKNDSELRALTGFVRNLSRHARNKDDMAARVVQNLVVLLPDDGTVRTPSSDVVMNICGALNNLVTTSSVAARDISYFDGLPKLQGIYSNHDASPDKLKAAKAAGTVMRNMFQYRKLHKDYKNKGFNKEQFTQLAV